A single genomic interval of Pelagerythrobacter marensis harbors:
- the lon gene encoding endopeptidase La has product MNQHYPLLPLRDIVVFPGMVVPLFVGRDKSVAALEAAMEASSADGSKDIFLLSQLDPGCDDPGADDLYDIGTVAQVLQLLKLPDGTVRVLVEGMARGRLESLQPNGDFLVAEVSPREPGTASGNEVVAMMRQVIEQFEEYAKLNKKLGEGAGDELGEIDDAGQLADTVAAAIGAKVADKQALLTELDPLKRLEMVMSFMEGELSVLQVERKIRGRVKRQMEKTQREYYLNEQLKAIQSELGGGDGEEGDEIAELQAKIESLELSKEARAKAESELKKLKTMQPMSAEATVIRNYLDVLLGLPWGKTSELKKDIAEAQAVLDEDHYALEKVKDRIIEYLAVQARTDKLKGPILCLVGPPGVGKTSLGKSIARATGREFIRQSLGGVRDEAEIRGHRRTYIGSLPGKIVTNLKKAGASNPLFLLDEIDKLGQDFRGDPASALLEVLDPEQNSKFQDHYLELDIDLSDIMFVTTANSLNLPQPLLDRMEIIRLEGYTEDEKVEIAQRHLIPKQIETHGLKEGEFELTEDGLRALIRHYTREAGVRTLEREIARLARKSLRRILENKAESVRITPDNLGDFAGVRKFKHGMSEEEPQVGAVTGLAWTEVGGELLTIESVTTPAVGGGRGEIKTTGKLGEVMNESVAAAFSFVKARAPAYGIKPSIFQRKNIHIHLPEGAVPKDGPSAGIGMVTSIVSTLTGIAVRPDVAMTGEVTLRGRVLAIGGLKEKLLAALRGGIKTVLIPEENVKDLAEIPANVKDGLEIVPVAHVDQVLEKALVSELAPIEWTEADDLASQPAHPGQTLGEQAPTAH; this is encoded by the coding sequence ATGAACCAGCATTACCCTCTTCTCCCCCTCCGCGACATCGTGGTGTTTCCCGGCATGGTCGTTCCCCTGTTCGTGGGACGCGACAAGTCGGTCGCCGCGCTCGAAGCGGCGATGGAAGCGAGCAGCGCAGACGGCAGCAAGGATATCTTCCTGCTCTCGCAGCTCGATCCGGGGTGCGACGATCCGGGCGCTGACGATCTCTACGACATCGGCACCGTCGCGCAGGTGCTCCAGCTGCTCAAGCTGCCCGACGGCACCGTGCGCGTGCTGGTCGAGGGCATGGCGCGCGGGCGCCTGGAGAGCCTGCAGCCCAACGGCGACTTCCTCGTCGCCGAAGTCTCGCCGCGCGAGCCGGGCACGGCCTCGGGCAACGAAGTCGTGGCGATGATGCGACAGGTGATCGAGCAGTTCGAGGAATATGCCAAGCTCAACAAGAAGCTGGGCGAGGGCGCGGGCGACGAACTGGGCGAGATCGACGATGCCGGCCAGCTTGCCGACACCGTCGCTGCGGCGATCGGGGCCAAAGTGGCCGACAAGCAGGCGCTGCTGACCGAACTCGACCCGCTCAAGCGGCTCGAAATGGTCATGTCGTTCATGGAAGGCGAACTCTCCGTCCTCCAGGTGGAGCGCAAGATCCGCGGCCGCGTGAAGCGGCAGATGGAGAAGACCCAGCGCGAATACTACCTCAACGAACAGCTTAAGGCGATCCAGAGCGAGCTGGGCGGGGGCGACGGCGAGGAGGGCGACGAGATCGCCGAACTGCAGGCCAAGATCGAAAGTCTAGAGCTTTCGAAAGAGGCCAGGGCCAAGGCCGAAAGCGAGCTGAAGAAGCTCAAGACCATGCAGCCGATGAGCGCCGAGGCGACCGTCATCCGCAACTATCTCGATGTCCTGCTCGGCCTGCCCTGGGGCAAGACGAGCGAGCTCAAGAAGGACATTGCCGAAGCGCAGGCGGTGCTCGACGAGGACCACTACGCGCTCGAGAAAGTGAAGGACCGGATCATCGAATATCTCGCGGTCCAGGCGCGGACCGACAAGCTGAAGGGGCCGATCCTGTGCCTCGTGGGTCCGCCGGGGGTCGGCAAGACCTCGCTCGGCAAATCGATTGCCCGCGCCACCGGCCGCGAGTTCATTCGCCAGAGCCTGGGCGGCGTGCGCGACGAGGCCGAGATCCGCGGCCACCGCCGCACCTATATCGGCTCGCTGCCGGGCAAGATCGTCACCAACCTGAAGAAGGCGGGGGCCAGCAATCCGCTGTTCCTGCTCGACGAGATCGACAAGCTCGGCCAGGATTTCCGCGGCGATCCCGCCTCGGCCCTGCTCGAAGTGCTCGACCCGGAACAGAACAGCAAGTTCCAGGACCATTACCTGGAGCTGGATATCGATCTGTCGGACATCATGTTCGTCACCACGGCGAACAGCCTCAACCTGCCGCAGCCCCTGCTCGACCGGATGGAGATCATCCGGCTGGAGGGTTATACCGAGGATGAGAAGGTCGAGATTGCGCAGCGACACCTGATCCCCAAGCAGATCGAGACGCACGGGCTGAAGGAAGGCGAGTTCGAGCTGACCGAAGACGGCCTGCGCGCCCTGATCCGCCACTATACCCGCGAGGCGGGGGTGCGCACGCTGGAGCGCGAGATCGCGCGGCTGGCGCGCAAGTCGCTGCGCCGGATCCTCGAGAACAAGGCGGAAAGTGTGCGCATAACGCCCGACAATCTCGGCGACTTCGCCGGGGTGCGCAAGTTCAAGCACGGCATGTCGGAAGAGGAGCCGCAAGTGGGCGCCGTCACCGGTCTTGCCTGGACCGAGGTCGGCGGCGAATTGCTGACGATCGAGAGCGTGACCACGCCGGCCGTCGGCGGGGGCCGGGGCGAGATCAAGACCACCGGCAAGCTGGGCGAAGTCATGAACGAAAGCGTCGCCGCCGCCTTCAGCTTCGTGAAGGCGCGCGCGCCGGCCTATGGCATCAAGCCGAGTATCTTCCAGCGCAAGAACATTCACATCCACCTGCCCGAAGGGGCCGTGCCCAAAGACGGGCCGAGCGCGGGCATCGGCATGGTCACCTCGATCGTGTCGACGCTGACGGGCATCGCCGTGCGGCCCGACGTCGCGATGACCGGCGAGGTCACCCTGCGCGGGCGGGTGCTGGCGATCGGCGGTTTGAAGGAAAAGCTGCTGGCGGCCTTGCGCGGCGGGATCAAGACCGTGCTGATCCCCGAAGAGAACGTGAAGGATCTGGCCGAAATTCCCGCGAACGTGAAGGATGGGCTGGAGATCGTGCCGGTCGCTCATGTCGATCAGGTGCTTGAAAAGGCGCTCGTTTCCGAGCTGGCACCGATCGAATGGACCGAGGCCGACGATCTCGCGAGCCAGCCGGCTCACCCCGGCCAGACGCTGGGAGAACAAGCCCCGACCGCGCACTGA
- a CDS encoding CDP-alcohol phosphatidyltransferase family protein yields MNDDYPRLGPKAAEDEVPIPAGRTRGLSLRAVLPNAITAAALCSGLTGIRFAIAENWSLAIFAVILAGLLDGIDGRIARLLKAQSRFGAELDSLADSLSFGMAPAIIFYLWTLQDLPRLGWFAALAFAICCALRLARFNAQIDVDHQPHKSAGFLTGVPAPVGAGLAFLPFYLWMATGREEFREPIVCAVWMVAMAFLMISNIATLSWTSIRPRRNVRLELIAGVGILCAALLLEPWWALVAICAVYLALMPYALVRYSRVRRLRQANAGRTPPPAPDAADGRPPAD; encoded by the coding sequence GTGAACGACGACTATCCGCGCCTCGGCCCCAAGGCCGCGGAAGACGAAGTCCCCATTCCGGCGGGGCGGACGCGGGGGCTGTCGCTCCGCGCGGTCCTGCCCAATGCGATCACCGCCGCGGCGCTGTGTTCGGGCCTCACCGGCATCCGCTTCGCCATCGCGGAAAACTGGAGCCTGGCGATCTTCGCGGTCATTCTGGCCGGCCTTCTCGACGGTATCGACGGACGGATCGCCCGCCTGTTGAAAGCGCAGTCGCGATTCGGCGCCGAACTCGACAGCCTGGCCGATTCGCTTTCGTTCGGTATGGCGCCGGCGATCATCTTCTACCTCTGGACCTTGCAGGATCTTCCCCGGCTCGGCTGGTTCGCGGCGCTGGCCTTTGCCATCTGCTGCGCGCTGCGACTGGCGCGGTTCAACGCGCAGATCGATGTCGATCACCAGCCCCACAAATCGGCCGGCTTCCTCACCGGGGTGCCGGCGCCGGTCGGGGCCGGCCTGGCGTTCCTGCCGTTCTATCTCTGGATGGCGACGGGGCGGGAGGAATTTCGCGAGCCGATCGTCTGCGCCGTGTGGATGGTGGCCATGGCATTCCTGATGATCTCCAATATCGCGACGTTGAGCTGGACCTCGATCCGGCCGCGCAGGAACGTGCGCCTGGAACTGATCGCCGGGGTGGGGATTCTGTGCGCCGCGCTCTTGCTGGAACCGTGGTGGGCGCTGGTTGCGATTTGTGCGGTCTACCTCGCGCTGATGCCCTATGCACTGGTGCGCTATTCCCGGGTCAGGCGGCTGCGGCAAGCGAATGCCGGGCGCACGCCACCCCCCGCACCGGACGCGGCAGACGGTCGCCCGCCGGCCGACTGA
- the rlmB gene encoding 23S rRNA (guanosine(2251)-2'-O)-methyltransferase RlmB: protein MAKGDRKRALRGRAGRMQGGRGSGRASAGQVRLWGRHAVEAALKNPDRSHRKLWATREGIDSLDGDLPPGFPVEYADVQDLARLVARDAPHQGLVLECAPLDDVHMEDVLTSEPTGPLVFLDQVTDPHNVGAVLRSAAAFDACAIVTQDRHAPPESGVVAKSASGALEIVPWVRVVNLARALESAAEAGYWRIGLAGEAEATLAEALPAGPVALVLGAEGEGMRQNIAAHCDALARLPIGERMESLNVSNAAAIALYAIAVR, encoded by the coding sequence TTGGCCAAGGGTGATCGCAAGCGGGCATTGCGTGGCCGCGCAGGGCGTATGCAGGGCGGGCGCGGCAGCGGCCGGGCGAGCGCCGGCCAGGTGCGCTTGTGGGGCCGCCACGCGGTCGAAGCCGCGCTCAAGAACCCCGATCGCAGCCATCGCAAGTTGTGGGCGACCCGCGAAGGGATCGATTCGCTCGACGGCGATCTGCCGCCCGGCTTTCCCGTGGAATATGCCGACGTGCAGGACCTCGCCCGCCTGGTGGCCCGCGATGCCCCGCACCAGGGCCTCGTTCTCGAATGCGCGCCGCTCGACGACGTTCACATGGAGGACGTGCTGACAAGTGAGCCAACCGGCCCGCTGGTCTTCCTCGATCAGGTCACCGACCCGCACAACGTGGGCGCCGTGCTGCGTTCCGCAGCCGCCTTCGACGCCTGTGCGATCGTGACGCAGGACCGCCATGCTCCGCCCGAATCGGGCGTCGTGGCCAAGTCGGCCTCGGGCGCGCTGGAGATCGTGCCCTGGGTGCGCGTCGTAAACCTTGCGCGTGCGCTCGAAAGCGCGGCGGAGGCCGGGTACTGGCGCATCGGCCTGGCCGGCGAGGCGGAGGCAACGCTGGCCGAGGCTTTGCCGGCCGGTCCGGTCGCGCTCGTGCTCGGGGCCGAAGGGGAAGGAATGCGGCAGAACATCGCCGCGCATTGCGACGCGCTGGCTCGCCTGCCGATCGGTGAGCGGATGGAGAGCCTGAACGTCTCGAACGCGGCGGCCATCGCGCTTTATGCAATCGCGGTGCGATAG
- a CDS encoding HU family DNA-binding protein encodes MNKNDLISAVADSSGLSKSDSANAVEGVFDAITKALSKGDEVRLVGFGTFSVARRKASTGRNPRTGEPMTIKASNQPKFKAGKGLKDSVN; translated from the coding sequence ATGAACAAGAACGATCTGATCAGCGCCGTCGCGGATTCCAGCGGTCTTTCGAAGAGCGACAGCGCCAACGCGGTCGAAGGCGTTTTCGACGCCATCACGAAAGCCTTGTCGAAGGGCGACGAAGTGCGACTGGTCGGTTTCGGAACGTTCTCCGTGGCGCGCCGCAAGGCTTCGACAGGCCGCAACCCGCGCACCGGTGAGCCGATGACGATCAAGGCGTCGAACCAGCCGAAGTTCAAGGCCGGCAAGGGCCTGAAAGACAGTGTGAACTGA
- the pyrH gene encoding UMP kinase, with product MSSPNYKRILLKLSGEVLMGDQQFGIDPAFVAELAQEVKAAKDTGLEICLVIGGGNIFRGMAGAAQGMDRAQADYMGMLATVMNALAMQNALEQIGVQTRVQSAVQMDQVCEPVIRRRAERHLEKGRVVIFAAGVGAPYFTTDSGAALRAAEMRCDALFKGTSVDGVYDSDPKKNAAAKRFDTVSYDKVLADNLRVMDASAVALCRDNGIPIVVFSIREKGNLARVLAGDGVQTVVKEEA from the coding sequence ATGTCTTCCCCGAATTACAAGCGGATATTGCTCAAGCTCTCGGGCGAGGTGCTGATGGGGGATCAGCAGTTCGGGATCGATCCCGCCTTCGTTGCCGAACTTGCGCAAGAGGTGAAGGCGGCCAAGGATACCGGGCTGGAAATTTGCCTCGTGATCGGCGGCGGCAACATCTTCCGCGGCATGGCCGGCGCGGCGCAGGGCATGGACCGCGCCCAGGCCGACTATATGGGTATGCTGGCGACGGTGATGAACGCGCTCGCGATGCAGAATGCGCTCGAACAGATCGGCGTGCAGACCCGGGTCCAGTCGGCCGTGCAGATGGACCAGGTGTGCGAGCCGGTGATCCGGCGCCGTGCCGAACGCCATCTTGAGAAGGGGCGGGTGGTGATCTTTGCCGCCGGGGTCGGCGCGCCCTATTTCACCACCGACAGCGGTGCGGCGCTGCGCGCGGCGGAAATGCGCTGCGACGCGCTGTTCAAGGGCACCAGCGTCGATGGGGTCTACGACAGCGACCCCAAGAAGAACGCCGCTGCGAAACGATTCGACACCGTCAGCTACGACAAGGTTCTGGCGGACAATCTCAGAGTCATGGATGCCTCGGCCGTCGCGCTGTGCCGCGACAACGGGATTCCCATCGTGGTCTTCTCGATCCGCGAGAAGGGCAATCTCGCGCGGGTGCTCGCCGGCGACGGCGTCCAGACGGTAGTGAAAGAGGAAGCCTGA
- a CDS encoding phosphatidylserine decarboxylase, which translates to MAGELVDNKGRGDIGWHWPPIHPEGRKFGLIAIGISLFAAFMAWETIAWPMAFLSLGVFAFFRDPERVVPQDERFIVSPADGLVSLIAQVEPPAELTMDDGSGTPSLAREPVTRISIFMSVFDVHINRAPIGGTVRRLVYIPGKFMNADLDKASEDNERQHILIERHDGLMLGFTQIAGLVARRIVPFVKPGDTLAAGARVGLIRFGSRVDVYLPAGTDSRVLVGQKVVAGETVLAEIGERRLIEGIAQ; encoded by the coding sequence ATGGCAGGCGAACTGGTCGATAACAAGGGACGCGGGGACATTGGCTGGCATTGGCCGCCGATTCACCCCGAAGGGCGCAAATTCGGGCTGATCGCGATCGGCATCAGCCTGTTCGCGGCGTTCATGGCGTGGGAGACGATCGCCTGGCCGATGGCCTTCCTGTCGCTCGGCGTGTTCGCGTTCTTTCGCGATCCCGAACGCGTGGTGCCCCAGGACGAGCGGTTTATCGTCTCGCCCGCGGACGGGCTTGTCTCGCTGATCGCGCAAGTCGAACCGCCGGCGGAACTGACGATGGACGACGGCAGCGGAACGCCGTCGCTGGCGCGCGAGCCGGTGACGCGAATCTCGATCTTCATGAGCGTGTTCGACGTTCATATAAACCGCGCCCCGATCGGCGGCACGGTGCGGCGGCTGGTCTATATCCCCGGCAAGTTCATGAACGCCGATCTCGACAAGGCGAGCGAGGACAACGAGCGCCAGCATATCCTGATCGAGCGGCACGACGGCCTCATGCTCGGTTTCACGCAGATCGCCGGTCTCGTCGCGCGGCGGATCGTCCCGTTCGTCAAGCCGGGCGACACGCTGGCCGCCGGCGCGCGGGTCGGCCTGATCCGTTTCGGCAGCCGGGTCGACGTCTATCTGCCGGCGGGGACCGATTCCCGGGTTCTGGTGGGGCAGAAGGTCGTTGCCGGCGAAACCGTGCTGGCCGAAATCGGCGAGCGTCGGCTGATCGAGGGCATCGCCCAGTGA
- a CDS encoding phosphatase PAP2 family protein — protein MDTRDTILRRWSGEIPVFVATLALFALCAALLASRGIVLDAGPVLANAHIYLFSIVAWVAVDAACYLARHRPQEPFAALHRRYAGPAAIRRWIAGAPLLALCILLMPFFSKMKAAIPLFNAYTWDATFIAWDRAIFFGYDAWQVLQPLFGYPPVTALLGLLYQLWFLLLYVGCLYMAFAAIDPGLRRRFFLSYTLSWSVIGGGAATLLASVGPCFLGPLLGDPAFDAQMAYLHAADAQIPVMPLAVQQMLLDWHHNDANGLGSGITAMPSMHVAIAFLFWLAVRRISPRAGRWMFAFFVLTWIGSVHLAYHYAVDGLVSVVLVAALWRISGAAIAWWDNRLAHTARQIHPALRTKTVPAE, from the coding sequence ATGGATACGCGAGACACGATCCTGCGACGCTGGAGCGGGGAAATCCCGGTCTTTGTCGCCACGCTGGCGCTGTTTGCGCTCTGTGCGGCCCTGCTCGCAAGCCGCGGGATCGTGCTCGACGCCGGGCCGGTCCTGGCCAATGCCCACATCTACCTGTTTTCGATCGTCGCCTGGGTCGCTGTCGACGCGGCCTGCTACCTGGCGCGGCATCGCCCGCAGGAACCCTTCGCCGCGCTTCATCGCCGCTACGCCGGCCCGGCGGCGATTCGCCGCTGGATCGCCGGCGCGCCGCTGCTGGCGCTGTGCATCCTGCTGATGCCGTTCTTCTCGAAGATGAAGGCGGCGATCCCGCTGTTCAACGCCTATACCTGGGATGCGACGTTCATCGCCTGGGATCGGGCGATCTTCTTCGGCTACGACGCCTGGCAGGTGCTCCAGCCGCTGTTCGGCTATCCGCCGGTGACCGCCCTGCTCGGGCTGCTGTACCAGCTCTGGTTCCTCCTGCTCTACGTCGGCTGCCTCTATATGGCGTTCGCTGCGATCGATCCCGGCCTGCGCCGCCGGTTCTTCCTCTCCTACACGCTGTCCTGGTCGGTCATCGGCGGAGGCGCTGCGACCCTGCTCGCCTCGGTCGGACCGTGCTTCCTCGGCCCCCTGCTCGGCGATCCCGCTTTCGATGCGCAGATGGCCTATCTCCATGCCGCCGACGCACAGATCCCGGTCATGCCCCTGGCCGTCCAGCAGATGCTGCTGGACTGGCATCACAACGACGCAAACGGGCTTGGCAGCGGGATCACCGCGATGCCCAGCATGCATGTCGCGATCGCATTCCTCTTCTGGCTGGCCGTGCGGCGCATCTCGCCGCGCGCCGGGCGGTGGATGTTCGCCTTCTTCGTCCTGACCTGGATCGGCTCGGTCCACCTTGCCTATCACTATGCGGTCGACGGGCTGGTGTCGGTTGTCCTGGTGGCGGCGCTATGGCGCATTTCGGGTGCGGCGATCGCCTGGTGGGACAATCGCCTCGCGCATACTGCGCGCCAGATTCATCCCGCCTTGCGAACGAAGACCGTCCCGGCCGAATAA
- the rpsB gene encoding 30S ribosomal protein S2 codes for MAASTVTMQQLIEAGAHFGHQTHRWNPRMKPYIFGARNGVHIIDLSQTVPLFSRALDFIEQTVRSGGKVLFVGTKRQAQEPIAEAARASGQHFVNHRWLGGMLTNWKTISGSIKRLKTLEEQLSGDTSGLTKKEVLQLTRERDKLELSLGGIRDMGGIPDVMFVIDANKEDLAIKEANVLGIPVVAVLDTNVDPSGIAFPVPGNDDASRAVRLYCDAVRDAAVAGRGGKVAESGDDVGAMEEPPVETAA; via the coding sequence ATGGCGGCTTCCACCGTCACCATGCAGCAATTGATCGAGGCCGGCGCGCACTTCGGCCACCAGACCCACCGCTGGAACCCGCGGATGAAGCCGTACATCTTCGGCGCCCGCAACGGTGTTCACATCATCGACCTGTCGCAGACCGTTCCCCTGTTCTCGCGCGCGCTCGACTTCATCGAGCAGACCGTGCGCTCGGGCGGCAAGGTCCTGTTCGTCGGCACCAAGCGCCAGGCGCAGGAACCGATTGCCGAGGCGGCGCGTGCCTCGGGCCAGCACTTCGTCAACCACCGCTGGCTGGGCGGAATGCTCACCAACTGGAAGACGATTTCCGGTTCGATCAAGCGCCTCAAGACCCTGGAAGAGCAGCTTTCGGGCGACACCTCCGGCCTGACCAAGAAGGAAGTTCTCCAGCTCACGCGCGAGCGCGACAAGCTGGAACTTTCGCTCGGCGGCATTCGCGACATGGGCGGCATTCCCGACGTGATGTTCGTGATCGACGCGAACAAGGAAGATCTCGCGATCAAGGAAGCCAACGTGCTCGGCATTCCGGTGGTCGCGGTGCTCGACACCAATGTCGATCCCAGCGGGATCGCCTTCCCGGTGCCGGGGAACGACGATGCCAGCCGCGCGGTGCGCCTCTATTGCGATGCCGTGCGCGATGCGGCGGTGGCGGGGCGCGGCGGCAAGGTTGCCGAAAGCGGCGACGATGTCGGCGCGATGGAGGAACCCCCGGTCGAAACGGCCGCCTGA
- a CDS encoding beta-ketoacyl-ACP synthase III yields the protein METAQRPVISATGLFTPEESISNEELVASFNAYVERFNAEHADAIAAGELGALEPSSVEFIEKASGIKSRHVMAKAPVLDPDIMAPRWDERPDEDLSILAEIGVAAAQDALARAGREARDVDAVLCAASNMQRPYPAMAIEIQQALGIEGFAFDMNVACSSATFGIQTAADYIRAGHARSVLVVSPEITSGHLNWRDRDSHFIFGDVATAVLVEDAAIAPEERWDILGTRLKTVFSNNIRNNFGFLNRAHPETADTPDKLFVQEGRKVFKEVVPMVAQMILDEAERLGIDPQSLRRLWLHQANAGMNRLIAQRVLGHEASADESPTVLDTYGNTSSAGSIIAFHLHSDDLRGGDIGLICSFGAGYSAGTVFVRKAG from the coding sequence ATGGAAACAGCACAGCGCCCCGTCATTTCCGCGACCGGCCTCTTCACCCCGGAAGAGAGCATTTCCAACGAAGAACTGGTCGCGAGCTTCAACGCCTACGTCGAGCGCTTCAATGCCGAGCACGCGGATGCGATAGCGGCCGGCGAACTCGGCGCGCTGGAACCCAGCTCTGTCGAATTCATCGAGAAGGCGAGCGGGATAAAATCGCGCCACGTCATGGCGAAGGCGCCGGTGCTCGATCCCGATATCATGGCCCCGCGGTGGGACGAGCGACCGGACGAGGATCTCTCGATCCTGGCGGAGATCGGGGTGGCCGCGGCGCAGGACGCGCTGGCGAGGGCGGGGCGGGAAGCGCGCGATGTCGACGCGGTTCTCTGCGCGGCTTCGAACATGCAGCGCCCCTATCCGGCCATGGCCATCGAGATCCAGCAGGCGCTGGGGATCGAAGGGTTCGCGTTCGACATGAACGTCGCCTGCTCCTCGGCCACGTTCGGGATCCAGACCGCCGCCGACTATATCCGCGCAGGTCACGCGCGATCGGTGCTGGTCGTCAGCCCCGAGATCACGAGCGGGCACCTCAACTGGCGCGACCGGGACAGCCACTTCATCTTCGGCGACGTGGCGACCGCGGTGCTGGTGGAAGATGCCGCGATTGCACCCGAGGAACGGTGGGACATTCTGGGCACCCGGCTGAAAACGGTGTTCTCCAACAATATCCGCAACAATTTCGGCTTCCTCAATCGCGCTCATCCCGAAACGGCCGACACGCCGGACAAGCTTTTCGTTCAGGAAGGGCGCAAGGTGTTCAAGGAAGTCGTGCCCATGGTCGCGCAGATGATCCTGGACGAAGCGGAACGGCTGGGGATCGATCCCCAGTCCCTGCGCCGCCTGTGGCTGCACCAGGCCAATGCGGGCATGAACCGCCTGATCGCCCAGCGCGTGCTGGGGCACGAGGCCAGTGCCGACGAAAGCCCGACCGTGCTCGACACTTACGGCAATACCTCTAGCGCCGGGTCGATCATCGCGTTCCATCTGCACAGCGACGACTTGCGCGGGGGCGACATCGGGCTGATCTGCAGCTTCGGCGCGGGTTATTCGGCCGGGACGGTCTTCGTTCGCAAGGCGGGATGA
- the tsf gene encoding translation elongation factor Ts, whose product MAAFTAADVKTLREKTGAGMMDAKKALEQANGDIEAAVDALRAKGLATAQKKSSRTAAEGLVGVAVEGTRGVAVEVNSETDFVAKNDKFQDFVRKTTEVALSVEGDDVEALKAAAYPDGGTVSDKLTDNVATIGENQQVRRMKTVSVDNGVVVPYVHNAAAPNLGKIGVLVALESEADAATLEALGKQLAMHIAAAFPQALDADGLDPEVIERERKIAAEKAAESGKPAEVQAKMVDGAVKKFAKENALLSQVFVIDNKTPIADVVAKAGKDAGHAIVLKDYVRFQLGEGIEKEESDFAAEVAAAVAG is encoded by the coding sequence ATGGCTGCATTCACTGCCGCTGACGTGAAGACCCTGCGCGAGAAAACCGGCGCGGGCATGATGGACGCCAAGAAGGCGCTCGAACAGGCGAACGGCGATATCGAGGCCGCGGTCGATGCACTGCGCGCCAAGGGCCTTGCCACCGCCCAGAAGAAGTCCAGCCGCACCGCGGCGGAGGGCCTCGTCGGCGTCGCCGTCGAAGGGACCCGCGGCGTCGCGGTCGAGGTCAACTCGGAAACCGACTTCGTCGCCAAGAACGACAAGTTTCAGGACTTCGTTCGCAAGACCACCGAAGTCGCGCTCTCGGTCGAGGGCGACGATGTCGAGGCGCTCAAGGCGGCTGCCTATCCCGACGGCGGCACGGTGTCCGACAAGCTGACCGACAACGTCGCGACGATCGGCGAGAACCAGCAGGTTCGGCGGATGAAGACGGTGTCGGTCGATAACGGCGTCGTCGTCCCCTACGTCCACAACGCCGCGGCCCCCAACCTCGGCAAGATCGGCGTGCTCGTCGCGCTCGAAAGCGAGGCCGACGCGGCCACGCTCGAAGCGCTGGGCAAGCAGCTGGCGATGCACATCGCCGCCGCTTTCCCGCAGGCGCTCGATGCCGACGGTCTCGACCCCGAAGTGATCGAGCGGGAGCGCAAGATTGCCGCGGAAAAGGCGGCCGAGAGCGGCAAGCCGGCCGAAGTGCAGGCAAAGATGGTCGACGGCGCGGTGAAGAAATTCGCCAAGGAAAACGCGCTGCTGAGCCAGGTCTTCGTGATCGACAACAAGACCCCGATCGCCGATGTCGTCGCCAAGGCGGGCAAGGACGCCGGGCATGCCATCGTGCTGAAGGACTACGTCCGCTTCCAGCTCGGCGAAGGCATCGAGAAGGAAGAAAGCGACTTCGCGGCCGAGGTTGCAGCGGCCGTCGCCGGCTGA
- the frr gene encoding ribosome recycling factor, translating into MAKYDKSDIERRMQGAVDSLKGDLSGLRTGRANTSLLDPVQVEVYGAMMPLNQVATVNAPEPRMLAVQVWDKANVTAVEKGIAHANLGLNPMTDGQTIRLPMPDLTEERRRELAKLAGKYAENAKIAIRNVRRDGMEALKEDEKKKEISEDDRKRSEEEVQKLTDKYVAEADAAAAQKEKEILTQ; encoded by the coding sequence ATGGCCAAGTACGACAAGAGCGATATCGAACGTCGCATGCAGGGCGCCGTGGACAGCCTGAAGGGCGACCTGTCGGGGCTGCGCACCGGGCGCGCCAACACCAGCCTGCTCGATCCGGTGCAAGTGGAAGTCTATGGCGCGATGATGCCGCTCAACCAGGTGGCGACGGTCAACGCGCCCGAACCGCGCATGCTCGCGGTGCAGGTGTGGGACAAGGCGAACGTCACCGCGGTGGAGAAGGGGATCGCGCACGCGAACCTCGGCCTCAATCCGATGACCGACGGGCAGACGATCCGCCTGCCGATGCCCGACCTGACCGAAGAGCGGCGCCGCGAACTGGCCAAGCTCGCCGGCAAGTATGCGGAGAACGCGAAGATCGCGATCCGCAACGTGCGCCGCGACGGCATGGAAGCGCTCAAGGAAGATGAGAAGAAGAAGGAAATCTCCGAGGACGATCGCAAGCGCAGCGAGGAGGAAGTGCAGAAGCTGACCGACAAGTACGTCGCGGAAGCCGATGCCGCCGCGGCGCAGAAGGAGAAGGAAATCCTGACCCAGTGA